The following proteins come from a genomic window of Anguilla rostrata isolate EN2019 chromosome 17, ASM1855537v3, whole genome shotgun sequence:
- the top3a gene encoding DNA topoisomerase 3-alpha isoform X2: MIYVIERSLILRGLRLTVQNRLCRHNSADMIRRTQIKKVLCVAEKNDAAKGIAEIMSNGRARRREGFSVYNKIYEYEYHLFGQDLTVSMTSVSGHLLGLEFTSAFQKWHSCNPVLLFDAEVEKHCPENFVQIKRTLEREIRQCQALVIWTDCDREGENIGFEVIDVCKAVKPNIQVFRARFSEITPNSIRRACESLTEPDVNVSDAVDVRQELDLRIGASFTRFQTLRLQKIFPASLSNQLISYGSCQFPTLGFVVERFKAIQAFIPETFFKIKVTHEMGEEEVEFGWKRHRLFSHTACLVLYQICMEAPIATVDAVTSKPKSKWRPLPLDTVELEKLASRKLRISAKETMKIAEKLYTQGFISYPRTETNMFPNTLNLTPLVEQQTQDANWGPFARGILERGGPTPRNGNKSDQAHPPIHPTKYTSNLQGNEQRLYEFIVRHFLACCSQDAVGQETTVDISIAQEKFAAHGLMIIARNYLDVYPYDRWSTKVIPTYEQGTQFQPTAIEMVDGQTSPPQLLSEADLIALMEKHGIGTDATHAEHIETIKSRTYVGLTPDQRFLPGELGMGLVEGYNSMGYEMSKPDLRAELEADLKLICEGRKNKDEVLRHYVQKYKAIFIESVRKAKKLDEALSTYLGAAQEISAQEEEQMEMPMPVRKCPQCNRDMVLKTKKDGVGKFLTCMGYPGCKTAVWFPDSVQEVSRDEAVCPTCQPNPVHMLKFKFKRGSLPPTMPLEFVGCIGGCDDTLREVLNLRYLRGGSDTASQAANGTSGAHSRQPRPRPQPRAEGGGRPPAPAPPPPVWASPPPAWASPPAAAAGGGNSATVCNCGQDAVLLTVRKEGPNQGRQFYKCNAGSCNFFLWADEPGGGGGGGGGLPGQTPRLPRPPAVFGGQTQQNGGGGGGGGFGRPLAGGGGGGGGGGGGGPPCATATSRPSPGPWGRTGPTRAGSSTPAAGRRSSAAASSSGRTSPAGRPRGRGAGAGAGACPVRPLGSPGRPRSLAGKRSRTVAAVASADPWPAAGAGAGAGAEGGSPCATATSRPSPGPWGRTGPTRAGSSTPAAGRRSSAATSSSGRMRTTLQEEEVLEEEEVVLEEEEEEVLEEEEVLEEEEEVLEEELGVSLRRRRPGPSRTRRPHPREPEPVGCVTNRDTHGPHAPWANEAPPVGWPDL; this comes from the exons GATCTGACTGTTTCCATGACATCCGTCTCTGGTCATCTGCTAGGACTAGAATTCACTTCTGCTTTTCAGAAATG GCACAGTTGCAATCCAGTTCTGTTGTTCGATGCAGAAGTGGAAAAGCATTGCCCTGAAAACTTTGTCCAGATTaag AGGACCCTTGAGAGAGAGATTCGTCAGTGTCAGGCTCTTGTTATATGGACTGACTGTGACCGAGAAGGAGAAAACATTGGCTTTGAAGTCATTGATGTCTGTAAAGCAG TGAAACCGAACATTCAGGTGTTCAGGGCGCGTTTCTCCGAAATCACCCCAAACTCCATTCGTAGGGCCTGCGAGTCCCTGACCGAGCCGGACGTCAACGTCAGCGACGCCGTCGACGTCAGGCAGGAGCTCGACCTTCGCATCG GAGCATCGTTTACCAGGTTCCAGACGCTGCGTCTGCAGAAGATCTTCCCCGCCTCGCTGTCCAATCAGCTCATCAGCTATGGCAGCTGTCAGTTTCCCACATTGGGATTTGTGGTGGAGAGATTTAAGGCCATCCAGGCCTTTATTCCCGAGACGTTTTTCAAAATCAAAG TCACCCACGAGATGGGGGAAGAAGAGGTGGAATTCGGCTGGAAGAGACACCGCCTCTTCAGTCACACGGCCTGTCTCGTCCTCTACCAGATTTGTATGGAG GCTCCCATCGCAACGGTTGATGCTGTGACGAGTAAACCCAAAAGCAAGTGGCGGCCTTTACCTCTTGACACTGTA GAACTTGAGAAATTGGCCTCCCGCAAACTGAGAATAAGTGCTAAAGAGACGATGAAGATCGCTGAAAAGCTGTACACTCAGGG GTTCATCAGCTATCCCCGTACGGAGACCAATATGTTTCCAAATACCTTGAACCTGACCCCTCTGGTGGAGCAGCAGACGCAGGACGCCAACTGGGGGCCGTTCGCCAGGGGCATTCTGGAGCGGGGCGGCCCCACCCCCCGAAATGGGAACAAGTCTGACCAGGCCCATCCTCCTATTCACCCCACCAAATACACAAGCAACCTGCAG GGAAACGAGCAGCGGCTGTACGAGTTCATCGTACGTCACTTCCTGGCCTGCTGCTCCCAGGATGCAGTGGGGCAAGAGACCACGGTCGACATCAGCATTGCTCAGGAGAAGTTTGCCGCCCATGGGCTGATGATCATAGCCAGGAACTACCTGGACGTGTACCCCTATGATAGATGGTCGACCAAG GTCATTCCCACGTACGAACAAGGCACCCAGTTCCAGCCCACCGCCATCGAGATGGTGGACGGGCAGACCAGTCCTCCGCAGCTGCTGAGCGAGGCTGACCTCATCGCCCTGATGGAGAAACACGGCATCG GCACTGATGCCACCCACGCAGAGCACATCGAGACCATCAAGAGCCGCACGTACGTGGGGCTGACGCCCGACCAGAGGTTCCTCCCTGGAGAGCTGGGCATGGGCCTGGTTGAAG GCTACAACTCGATGGGCTACGAGATGTCCAAGCCAGATCTGAGGGCAGAGCTGGAGGCCGATCTCAAGCTCATCTGCGAGGGCAGGAAGAACAAGGACGAGGTGCTCCGGCATTACGTGCAGAAGTACAAGGCCATCTTCATAGAGTCTGTCAGGAAGGCCAAGAA GCTGGACGAGGCGCTCTCCACTTACCTGGGCGCGGCGCAGGAGATCTCGGCTCAGGAAGAGGAGCAGATGGAGATGCCCATGCCCGTGCGGAAGTGCCCGCAGTGCAACAGGGACATGGTGCTGAAGACGAAGAAGGACGGCGTAGG GAAGTTCCTGACGTGTATGGGTTACCCAGGATGCAAGACTGCGGTGTGGTTCCCCGACTCAGTCCAGGAGGTCAGCAGAGACGAAGCCGTCTGCCCCACCTGCCAACCGAATcctgtgcacat GCTGAAATTCAAGTTCAAGAGGGGCAGCCTGCCTCCCACAATGCCACTGGAGTTTGTGGGCTGCATCGGCGGATGCGACGACACGCTCAGAGAGGTCCTGAACTTGAGGTACCTGAGAGGAGGAAGTGACACGGCCAGCCAGGCGGCCAATGGCACGTCGGGGGCTCACTCGAGGCAGccacggccccgcccacagcccagAGCGGAGGGTGGTGGCAGGCCTCCggcccctgcgccccccccgcccgtgtGGGCGTCGCCCCCTCCCGCGTGGGCGTCGCCCCCGGCGGCCGCTGCTGGTGGTGGCAACAGCGCCACCGTGTGTAACTGCGGGCAGGACGCCGTCCTTCTGACCGTGCGCAAGGAGGGGCCCAACCAGGGCCGGCAGTTCTACAAGTGCAACGCGGGGAGCTGCAACTTCTTCCTGTGGGCGGACGAgcccggcgggggcgggggcgggggcgggggcttgCCCGGTCAGACCCCTCGGCTCCCCAGGCCGCCCGCGGTCTTTGGCGGGCAAACGCAGCagaacggcggcggcggcggcggcggcggcttcggCAGACCCCTggccggcggcgggggcgggggcgggggcgggggcggaggggggccACCATGTGCAACTGCAACGAGCCGGCCGTCACCCGGACCGTGGGGAAGGACGGGCCCAACAAGGGCCGGCAGTTCCACACCTGCTGCAGGCCGCAGGAGCAGTGCTGCGGCTTCTTCCAGTGGGCGGACGAGCCCGGCGGGACGTCCgcgcgggcggggggcgggggcgggggcgggggcttgCCCGGTCAGACCCCTCGGCTCCCCAGGCCGCCCGCGGTCTTTGGCGGGCAAACGCAGCAGAACGGTGGCGGCGGTGGCTTCGGCAGACCCCTGGCCggcggcaggggcgggggcgggggcgggggcggagggggggtcaCCATGTGCAACTGCAACGAGCCGGCCGTCACCCGGACCGTGGGGAAGGACGGGCCCAACAAGGGCCGGCAGTTCCACACCTGCTGCAGGCCGCAGGAGCAGCGCTGCGACTTCTTCCAGTGGGCGGATGAGAACCACCCTCCAG gaggaggaggttttggaggaggaggaggtggttttggaggaagaggaggaggaggttttggaggaagaggaggttttggaggaggaggaggaggttttggaggaggagctgggggtGTCCCTGCGAAGAAGAAGGCCAGGGCCGTCCCGAACAAGGCGTCCGCACCCAAGAGAGCCAGAACCTGTGGGCTGTGTCACGAACCGGGACACACACGGACCACATGCCCCCTGGGCCAATGAGGCGCCCCCCGTGGGATGGCCGGATCTCTAG